A region of the Drosophila subpulchrella strain 33 F10 #4 breed RU33 chromosome 3L, RU_Dsub_v1.1 Primary Assembly, whole genome shotgun sequence genome:
ggtttttctttttcacTTTTGATTTCTTTAGGTGGGCTAACTAATTTGGCCTGAACAGTGCCTGGCTCTGGTTTGCTAATGGGAGCTGCACTATTTTTGGCTAATAATTTCCTACGCAACAGTTGCTGTACTAGCCTTATGGTATCATTCTCTTGCGGAATTTCCACCTGactattattaaataatgtcTCAATCAGAGTGACTCCAACTTTTGTAGAACTTTTCACCTGAGGGGAGACACTTTCAAGAGGAGTTGCCTCCCGGTAACTATCACTTTTGGGAACCGTTTTCAACTGAACCGTAGTATCCTCTAGAACTTCCTCTTGGTCTTGATGCAACTGGTTGATTTTGTTCCTCTGGCGATTCCGAATCCTTGGCTTCTTTTTGTGGACACCCGACTGATTCATATTTTCTGGGTTTATGTTATGTCCCGAATGCGAAATTAGCTAGAGTATGTTACCCAATTGAACGAACAATGAAGAATGCGCATTGTTCTTGGTCTGAGATTCGCGATCTGCCTCGATTCAATTGGCCACCAGCCATCGCTTCTCATCGCGGACGCAAGCCCAAATGTATGCCCTGTCTATTTTTGTTGAGCACGGGCCGATGTCTGACAACGCCAGCCGGTATCTGAATCCGCATCTGAATCCGTATGGGTTAGCGTCCATTATTATTCTCGAGTACCAGCGTTTGATTAATTCTCCGCCTTACTAATTGCGTCAACAAGCAGAAAATTACCCTAAAAAAGCTCACTCTCCGGTGCTCTTTTGAAATTTAGATGTCAATGTGGACCCacagataaaataaattagagTAAAAACCCTTTAtgaatttgtttttaacaaattttgttaaaaaaatacaaatccTTATATCTCgaatttttagaatttttaaaaaataattcaagtttcttaaatatatatcatttttataccaacattaaatttatgaaattaatacattttttattaacttttatttaatttaatcaatCTATAATTCAcataaaaactttaaatttaaaaaatatttttaaaaaaatcaaatttttacAATAGACAATAACATATAAAAAGAATTAACAGTAAAGGTTTAAATCGGTTGCTAAAAGTTAATCCCATTTCCGTTTCAAAGTGCCTGACCATATAAATAGAAAGCACCATTTGTTCCGACGTCTTGAAGTTTCCAAAATTTAGTTGTCACTCTTAGTGGTGACAAAAAGCTTTAGTTTATATTTAAAGCAATTGTTTTCAGACCATgcgaaacatttttatttgacgTAATTCGACATTGCCAAAACAATTTTTCAGTTGTAATCGGTGACTTTTGAAttcaaatttgaaaattcCCGCCAAGTAAACGAGTTCTCCTTTTGCCAAAAGAGAAAAAGAGATAGTTATAGcatcaaaattattttagtttCCAACACTGCTCCAGCTGCCCACTAAATTCAAATAATACACAAAGCAACTTTAATTATTTCATTGTttatctaaaaatatatatagataaGGTAATTGCTTACATTTCGTTTAGTTTGCTTTAAGTATGGTTTAAGTTAAATATAAGCAAGACATTTTATGGTAATTTAAGTTGTAAGTTGAGGAGATTATAAACTATATCCATTTTTGATCAAGAAGACACACGCGAGGCTATTAACACCAGGGTGTGTCGATTTTAGGTGATTCAAACTAATTGACAAATCGCAGTGACATAATCTAAAATATTTGGGTATTTTTTACTTTCTAAAAGTCCAAAACTGTTTCagattaataacatttttaaaaacatttctaTAAAACCCCAGTTCATTTAACTAAAAAAGTACTGAACTGTTAcaatcaaaaatatatgttcaCTTCACTTTTGTGGAATACAGCTTTTTATTGTTAAGAGACataatataatgaaaatattataaaatatacgaaaataaaaagtttgaaGCTTGAGAGTCATAccaatttgtttattttctatcccaaaagaaattaaaattatatttatcttaTGCTAACTAAAGGAAAATATATTGGATTACTTTATGCCACTtcaataaaacataaaaatgtttaaatcgACAACACCCTATTATACACATCCAGAATTGCTCCTGTTGGCGCAATCTTTTGGAGATTGCAACAACAGGAGCACAGCTGATAAGCGGATCTTAAACTCTTCCAGGCTTAGGATACCGTTCACAACTTTACTAATGGCCGTTGGTAAGATCAACACCTCCGCAAGCGCCTTCGCCGTCGGAAGTGCTGGAGCTACCATTGCAGCCATTTGAAATTCCATTTTTGGGTGTGCCGGGAAGCTTCAAGGACCTTAAGGATTTCGTTGCACCAGCCAAGCCCACAACACTATCCTCCTCATCCGATGAGGCATCGGAGAGCTGGCGGGGCGACAGCCGGCAACCGCGCTGAATATATTGAGACAACCGATCCACGGAGGCCAGGATCAGGCCGAGGAAAGGCGGCGATGGCTTCAGGGGTCGCGACAAGTACTCCGGATGATATTGCGTGGCCACGAAATACGGATGACCACTCAGCTCAATGATTTCCATCCTCGTTTTGTCCTCATCGGTGCCCACAAATCGCATGCCCTGCTCCTCCAGCCTGGGTACATATTTGGGATTCACCTCATAACGATGCCGATGTCGCTCCTCCACCGTCTTGGGATTACCATACAACTGACGGATGACACTGGGACCTTCAGCGAAGACCGTAGTTCGTTTGCCCAAACGCATGGTGCCGCCCAATTGACCCGTATGATGCTCTGGCATGTCGATGACCAAGGCATTGGCTGTATTCGGATCGATTTCCGTGGTGTTGGCATCCTTAAGACCCAGCTTGGTGCGGGCAAATTCAATCACAGCCGCCTGCAGACCCAAACAGATGCCCAGCAATGGCTTTCGATTCTCTCGCGCCCATTGGCATGCCCGGATTTTGCCCTCCATGCCACGAGAACCAAAACCACCGGGCACCAGGATGCCATCGCTCTCGCACAGCTTCTGCCACTCCTTGTGGTATTTGCTCGGCTCCGACTGCAGAGTTTCCTCCTCCAGCTGGCATGATTCAATAAAGACTATTTCCAGCTTGCGGTTTGCAGCAAGGGCAGCATGTTGCAGGGCCTTCACCACAGAGGCGTACGAGTCCGCAAACTTGGTGTACTTGCCCACAACGGCAATGGTAACCTCGCGACGAACGGTTTCCGTGCGACGGGCCAAATCACGCCATTGCTGGAGACATCTGAAAGAAAACAGGGATTAGTGGATCTAGTGTATAGAATTTAGAGATTTCCAGAACAATAATACTTACTTAGTCCTCTTGCTCATGTCAATATTAAGCTGGAGTCGCTCGTTGAGGTACTCAATGACTCCATTCTGCTCCATAAGCAGAGGTACATGATAAATGGAGTTCAGATCATGGATGCATATAACCTGATCCGGACCCACGTGACAGAAGTTGCTGATCTTCTCCTTGACCTCCAGTCCAATGGGTTTCTCCGATCGACAGACTATTAAATCGGGACTCAGGCCACAACCCCTAAGTTCCCTAACCGAACTTTGAGTGGGCTTTGTCTTTGGTTCACCGGTGGCCTTGGGCAATGGAACCAACGATACGTGAGCCAAACAGAAGTTCTCCCTCTTCACGCGGAACTGAAACTGACGGAAGGCTTCGACAAAGGGCATGCCCTCGATATCACCGATGGTTCCTCCCAATTCTACGATGCACACCTGTGGCTTCGAGGAGCCCTGAACAGGTGTCTGGGCTACACGTTCCACCCATTCCTGGATGGCATCCGTGATATGTGGGACAACTGTGGGAAAAACAGAAAGAATTAATAGCCTTTCAAGTCATAAAGATAGGAAAAAGAATAAGGAACCTAAAGAGGAAAAGGAATTACGATCCCCTCAATAGGAAACTTTATTCTTACAACCCATAACATCATAGTTTAGTACTCACCCTGAACGGTTTTGCCCAAGTACTCGCCAGTACGCTCCTTTTCAATCACCAACTTGTAAATCTTGCCCGTGGTTATATTATTATCCCGATGCAGGGTGACATCCAGAAATCTTTCATAGTTTCCCAGATCCAGATCCACCTCGGCGCCATCATCCAAAACGTAAACCTCACCTAAGAAGAAAAAGTAAGTATTATTAAGTGTTTAAATAATCTCAGCATTCCCACTTctggtaaaaataaattaagacTGAAAACCTTTTAaagttacatttttatttccaagGTATTTGTGCTTAGGCATAAATGGCGCACTCCCAGCTTTCCTTGGAGTGGCGCTCAACTAGAAATCAATCAAGTAGCATGGCATGGAGACAAACTAAGTGTAATGCTTATGATCTAGGGGATACAGGGCGTATGTACAGTCTTGGACTTAATCTAGGGGCTTTCGGGGCTGTCCCACTACTTGGACTCCTCGAGATCCTCCTTGTAGAGCTCCTTGAAGATGAGCTTTTGTATCTTGGTGCGTATGCGTAGCTTCTGAGCTGCGGTCAACTGCTTCATGTACGGATGCAGGCTCAGCAAATAGTGGTAGTCATCGTCCTCGGGCACGAGCGGAGCATCCATGGTGGAGGAACCATTGAAGTTGCTATCCTCGGAGAGACGTGGTCGCTTCAGCTTGAGGGCGGGTATCAGTCCATTGGCATAGGAGTGCTGGGTGAAGCTGAGATGATCGCCGGTTCCTCCTACAGCGGAGGAGGCGCCGAAATCTTCATTCCTATCTTTGGACGCATGATGAGCTGCTGCCAGAGTGGCCAGCGGATGGTGTGCTTTGTTATAGAGTGGCGGTGGCGACACAGATCTCTTGCCCCCCATTGGTGCTCCATTGGAGGATACAGATGATGCGGATGTGGTTGTTGCCGGCGCCAAAACAGCTGCTGATCCCGGTTGTTGTACTTGTGCGGATGTGGTGGTCACCACTGGCGGTGGAGAACAATGGGCAGCCGGTGGTTCCACCAGCATTTGCAGCAAAGGAGCCACTGGAGATGGCTGCCGCTGCGCTTGTGCCGGCGGTGGTTTCTTGCTCAGATCCTCGGCCTCCTTTTCCAGCTCCATCAACTGGGCTCGCAGTAATCCCGCCTTGATTAACGCGTGCTGATGGGCCTCCTCCTGGGCTCTCAAAGCACCCGTAGCTAGTGGTGTGGTGCTCACTTGGTTCATTTGGTGGGCAGCCGGTGGCGTGGGCATGGTCTCCTCCATAGTTGCCTCACTGGCCTCCCCATCCGCCTCCGCCTCCATGTCCTCCTCGTCGTAATCCTCGTCGCTGTCCTGCAGGCGACGAATTAAGCCATTGGTTAAATCCGGTTCCACCACTGTCTTTTCGCAATCCTCGCTCTGCTGGTTGAAGTAGAAAGACTGATCCTGTTCGTTCTTGGGCAAACGATGACGCATGTGATCAGCTAATAGATGGGAAATACTATATTATAGTTAATGTTCTATTGAAAACCCCTTTTATAACTCACTTAGAAACAACAAAGCGTAATAGTGCAACCACTTGGACTCAAAGGTGGCGGGGTCCACCATAAAATCACCGTTATCCGCACGAGGTATCCGCTTGTACTCCACCCGGAAATTGTCCCGCAGTCCCTTCCACTTGGCCTTGAGCACGATCTCTGGGAGAGAGAGTAGTGGTATAACGATAGAAACTTCTTTGTTCACGCTTGGAGTCATTGTCAGTGTTGCCAACTTGGCTATTTATTCGCCAAATCTGATTGGAACAGGAAACTATTTTATTTAGCTTAATAACATTAGGGAAACTGCTATTTTtgattattataaatattttaaaaaaagttcaGTGATTCGGCTGTGTTTATTTGtgacataaaaaaatttaaaataaattttaagtttcataataataagaaaatatttggCCTAGAGTTGTATATGAAAATTAAGCTTTATTTTATAGTAATTTGGAACTACAATCTGTCTCAAATAAGGTTCGATTACCAGTAATACATTTAAGGTTACAAAATCTACtctaatataatttaaaaaaaaaagatttatatATTGGATACTTTTCTGTAAATCTGACCAAGGACAACTAATTTGTTGAAATAAAGTTTCaaccttttaaacttttaagctttaaaaaatttttttttaaagtttcgGACATTGAGAAATGTAAAGCCTCTTTTTCTGTAAAATAGTTTAAGATAATCTTTTGGTTGGCAACACTGTGTGGGAACTCCTTTTCGGCCATGGCCAAAACAAAGGCACTACTTACTCGGCAGCTTGTGCGCTCCGCTCAGCTCGTCCCACATTTGCTCGAGGAAGGCCTTGTTGCAGTGGAAGTTGCGGTTCCAGATGGCCGGACGCTCCTCGATGTCGTGAATAAACTGCTCCACATTGAGCACAATGGTTGATTTTTTTGGCGCCATCTTCTTGGGctcccttttttttgtttgttcttTTGTCCTTGTTCCACTCGCGCACTTTGTTTAATGGGCAGCGCTCTTGCTGTTTCACTTGTCCGCCCAGCTAACGGTGAATGCCAAATGCATGCTCCAAAggcagacacacacacacacgcgcacACACCACTAATCTCTCTAACTCAATGAGAGGAATGAGAGCAATAAAGAGCATTAGGCTTTTTGGTCACTCACTTAGGCCATCCCTCTCCCACCCGCCAGTTAGCTGCGATCCGTGACCATCAATGGGGAGCACCAGTGCTCCTCAAACTGTTAACACAATAACTTCATTAAGATTCCTTGCTTAGGCATAGGCCCAAAAAGAGCTGGGCGACAGGAAATGCCGCTCCGCTCCGCTTTGCTCTGCTCTGCTCTGCTCCCCAACGTCCATCTCCCTCACTCCCCCGCGCCACATCGCACGTCTGCTCCAAAGCTTgaggaagaagaagcagcagaCGAGGCAGGAAAGAAGCAGCGAAATCAAATTATAAACACGCCAGGCCAGAGCGACAGAGACGGGACAGAAAGACAGAGACAGACGGCGTCGACCGACGACCGAGAGACCAAGACCAGCCAACGGTTACTCCACGAGCCTGCCTGCTGCCTGCTCCCTGCTTCCTGCTCCCGCTCCCGCTGCCTATCCCACCGCTCACGCTCCCGGTTCCGCTGCCTGTGACTCTCCCCACACCCCCTCCCATCCGCACTGCGCTGGATACACTCGGAAAAAAGTTAGCAACCCAATCTGGTTAAAATTGATGAgagatattatttttttttctaatattctaaaataacgaatttaaaaacattaatcCCATTCTACCTATAACCGAACTAAATAGTACTGAATTTTATCACCTTTACATGAAATAAAATTCAACTTTTAACATGTACAAGAATCCAAATTCTCTTAGGATTGAAAATatcctttaaaaaaaagattctTTAAGTATGTAATACAAATAGGCTCTTTTTTCATAACAAGCCATCTGATATCCGaatgaaaaatataatatttgtagatactttataataaatatcctTGGCAATCAAAGATACTCTTCCTCTACATCTTCTGAATAACTCTGGTAACTTATTCTAACTATGATCTCAACTAGGATGTATGTAGGTTGGTGTCAGTGAAATCTAATGTCATTGGTCAATAAATATAGAATAAATCTGAAGCATTCCATTAGAGTGTTGCTCCAAACACCAAATAGCTCTAAATTGAACCCCACAAGATTCCAAAGAGATTTGCAAATCAACAGTTTTacaatcaaaataaaaaaatgtcatcaTATAAAAAAGATGATCCTAACTTGGAACCactaacaatttaaaaaaaaaagatgttcAAATTTTATTAACCGTTTTTCAAGTTCCCCCATTATAAAACCATGTATAAACTGTTCTGGGACATCTTCCCCCGGGGTATTTCCATTATTAGTCCCAAACATGCACCCACTTTCTCCGAGTGCATCGTCTGGCCCCAGTGCATCgttgtgtctgtgtgtgtgtgttcctCTGCGCCTCTGGATGTGTGTGAGTGAGTCAGGCGCAGGCGGCGGCATTCAGTCAGTCATGCAAAAATGTTTGCCGTGCACAGAGTGCGAAATACTAAAAACGGCAGCGCGGAGTGTGGAGTCTCGAGATTGTGGGAGGGGTAGGGGCGGCAGCGGGGGCAGGGGCATGGGGCAGTGACTGAGGAGGCACAGGCCgcaatacatatgtatatgtatatctaTGTAGGTATATTCCAGCGAGCAAAAGCAATTTCTGGCGGCAGCTATTGCTTTGCTGCAGGCAGCAGGCAGCAGACAAGAGACCAGAGACCAGAGACCAAGCCAAGCCAAGCCAGACAAATAATGCGTCACGTTGCGCAGTCGTTAAATTTTCGTTTTCGTCGTTGCCCGTTGCCGTTTTTATGGGCAAAAACTGCCGGCGACagtgtgttgttgttgttgttgttgttgttaggTGAGGGTAGGGCCACCAAGAGGGGAGGGGGGCCTGAAAAGCTGGCCCAGCTGCTGTCGAGGTGATTGGGGAGCTGGCTGGGTAGCAACTGCTCCTCTGCTGGTAGCCAAGAATTTCACAAGTTTCGACCCGCCGTGGAAAGTTATGAGGCCTCTCACACACACATCTATACACATAGTCACTTTGAGCTGGAAGCTGTTTGGCTAGGAAATTGGCAGCTAAGTGGACCAACACTGGGGTTTGGGAAATCATTTCCTTAACTTTGATTTCCCGCTGCTTATCAGCGAGTTAGGGGAAACGAGATAATACTGTTTCTGGAGCTGGGCAACTATTTATAGGTCAGATCTTGCATAAAGGCAATGTATTGATCGAGTGGGATTGGATAGAGAACACTGGAAGTCTCTCTTGGGGGTTCCGAATCGAAAACTATGCATTTGATCAAGCTTGCGATAGTTTATGTTAATATCttcacatttttttaatttcaagaGCTATTATTCCTTTTATTAAGATATCAAATCGACCTTTAATGTTAACTATCATTACATAGTCAAGGGTTTAGAATCAAAAAACTATGGATTTGATCAAGCTTGTTATAGTTTATATTAATATCTTAtccttattataattttaaaagcttTGGTTCTCTTTATCAAGATCAAGAAAAATCTACCTTTAATGTTAACTATCATTCAATAGTCTTTATAGCCAACCATCCTCATAAGTAAATTGTTTTCACCATCAATAAATTGGGGAAACTAATTATGGCGTATCCAATACAAATTAACTTTTCGCAAATAATAAATCAAGTGGAAATCTAGGCTTAGTACATCTAGTAAAGCCTACTAAAATATTTCTGGTTACCTAATTTGAGATACATCAAAAAAGATATTCTGATTATCTAGCTTTAAGAACACTTTAAGAACCAAAAATATTCTAACCCATGATATCTAAAGGTTTACTTAATCCTCTGATTCTCTTTTCTTCTATTTCTTAAAGATTTAAATGCTCCCTTAGCTATCTTTTATATTTAACCCTTATCAGCTTTAGGCCCCATAGTATCTACTCTTATCTTATAGTCCCCCTGCTTTCTTTTACTCAAAACTAttgtttctccatttcccccttcaaaactttaattttaatcACTGCCCCCAGGAATGAAGAGCAAATGAAGCTTGCCGATAGGCTCAAAGGGGGGATGAGTTTATAAACTATATAGTGGCTctataaaatcaataaaacacacgcacacatgTGCGTGCTACACTCGCTCACACACATATGACTCTACATATGTATGCAAAAATTAGCGCGCCAGGAGTCGCAACTAACGGGACATGTGGGTGGTTTTCAGTGGGTGGTCCTCGTGAGTGTATGCGTGTGAGTTGGTTGGTTCGTTGGTTACCGCCAAAGTTTATAATAATCGAAAAGTTTTTTGTGCGCTCGGACAGCCAGCAAACTGCCGCACCGGCCCGTATATTCCGTTATGTCCCGAGAGCGTTTTCACGAGCGACGAGAATGCGAGAATGCCACCGAGAAAAGCGCGGGGGGGGCGGGAGGCGTTGGGCGGTGGGAAAACCGAATTGCGGAATTGCGAATTCCCGAACCAAAATGCGAACCACTGCTGATTGCAGTCAGCTTACAActgaaattgaaaattcaGCAGAGCAAAGTGCGAAGCGCCGCTGCTGCTGTCGCGGCGGCGgcgttgttgtttttgttgttgttgcttttgccTTTGCTGCCAGCCTGCTGCCGTTGACGCGCCGCCACCGCTGCCGCACACAGACCGCTCTGCCCCACCGCCCCCTGCCCCCATCGGCCATTTGCCACTGCGACAGGCTGCAGCCATCCGCCATCAGGCCCAAAAGCCATGAGCCAtgagccagccagccagccagcagGCCGTGTTTCAGACCCAGGCCcagtcgcagtcgcagccGTAGTAGTCCCATTCCCATTGCCATTCCCACTCCAAATCCCAATCCCCGGCCAGGTCCACAAGCCCCCCAAAAGCCAAGCGAGCCagagccagccagccagccagccaacAAAACGTGCCAACTAGCGGCGGCAGCTGAAACGACGCCAGCCAAACAGCCaccagaagcagcagcaggcaggcaaaataatatgtataaaaaaaaacaaaaaaaaaagcactAAAGGAAGGCCGATACGAAAGAACGAAAATTGTGATACACTTGCCATATAAGATGGTTATCAGTGGTTTAAGTTCTTAGACTATAGACTACAAAAAGAAGTATAGCACAGAATAGGAGCGAACATTGTTTAAAGATACATGATTTGGCCAACAATTTCAAATTCAAAAGTTCTATAAAGCTAGAACCTGTTGGGAATTATAACGTCGTAGTGGAAAGCAATTAGAACTTTTCACTGATAAGTTGGACATAAATGTCTAATTCAAAGGCGAAAATTGTATTAAGACACATCATTTggacaaaaatttttaaatcgaaagtTCTATACAGCTAGAAccagttgggaattataacGTCGTAGTGAAAAGCAATAAGAACTTTTCACTGTTAAGTTGAACAGAAATGTCTAATTCGATAAGGGATCATAATAACACCCATTTTAACTTTCTTCAAAACTGTACGAATCCTAAAGatccagttttttttttggttaaagATCACTTAAACTAAAAGATCTGATCTGCAAGTAATCTTTACACAAACTACGTGATTAGGGCTCTAAAATACATATATCCCAACAATTTTATCATAGATCAGGGCtagaattttaaaaacaaaaggtCTATACAGCTAGAACCAGTTGGAAATTATAACGTCGCAGTATTAAACAATTGCAACTTTTCACTGTTAGGTTGGATATAAATGTCTAATTCACTAGGGGATTATAATAACCTCCATTTTAACTTCCTTCAAGGCTGTACGAACCCTAAAAATCCCTGTCTATTTTTCTGGTAAAATATTACTTAATAAGTCTGTTTCATCTAGATCTGCAAGTAATCTTTACACAAACATCGTTAGGTCTCCAAAATACATATATCCTAAGAATTTTATCATAGGTTAGGCCTTATAAGACGTTTATCTCTTATCTCTTCAAAGATCCCCTTGAATATCCAAACTCCCCTGGAAACCGTAATACCCTTCAAAAAGAGAGGGCATGAGAAGCGCACAGTGAAACGCAAAAAACGCCAGCGATGAGGCGCAGGCTATCCGGAGAGAGGAGGACAGTGCGGGGGGGGGTGATGGCGCGAGGGGGCAGGGGGGCAGAGCAGAGCAGTCAGCAGGCTGGCAGTTAAGTTCAGTTTCAGGCGAGAGCCAAAGCCACGCCACaagcttttgcttttgcttttgccggcgcgacatatacatatatactataagtgtgtgtgtgtgtgcattgGGGGAGGGGGATTCAAGGGGAGTGCGAAAGAGGGGGAGGTGGTGGAGAAGCGCGCACAAACGCTAAAAACGGCCGCCGCCATTTGCTTCGCTCTGCTCGCTGGCACCCGgtgttgttgcttttgctttcGCTGCTTTTGGGCATATTATTGCCGGCTATCcagcacacgcacacacacacacacacacacacacactggcacCAACACTCACCCGTGGCCATGgccacacacaaacacatgCAACAGAGAGAGCCAGCCGTGCTGTCTGTGTGAGGTGGAGCCGGTGGCCTGCTGCTCTCCTCGAGAGCTCCTCTTTGCCCCCCAACCGccccctcctcctcctcctccttcttcttcttcgcTCTTCCTGCCTACTGCATGCTCAGCCAACAACAATCAACGCGCGGAAGCGAGCGAGCGAAAAGCATAAACCATGAAGAGAGGAGTGGGGCGGCaaaagggggaggggggagAGTGGAGGCTCGTTAAAATCACGCGACAGGAGGCAGCAGCGGCAGAATAAGAAGAGGAAGAGGAAGAACCAACGGGGGCGGTGCAACAAACGCCGGGCAAAGCGAATCGATGTGAATTTGGCTGTGGCTCCACGGCTACCGCTCTTCCTCTTCACTCCTCGCTCTCCTCTTCCCACTTCCTCTTTAGCGCTCCTCTCCTCTTCCTCTCTCCCCTTCTGCTCCCCGCTCATCgctcttcctcttcttctgGCGCCTGTCGCTCAGACACCGTAAGTGTGAGGTGGGTGGCGGTGGGTGGCGAGAGCGAAGGTGGCAGGCAGCAGCGAGGTCGTAATATAACGCTATATAATAAGGGGCAAGTGCGATTGGACAGCCGCTCTGAATTTCCGAATTTTCCCAATTTCATTTTTCACAATTAAGCAAGAGGCGCCAGTTGCACAATCATAGGAACACCAGAACATAAAGCCCATCCTATCACTAGTTGAACTTCCCTAATCAATGGCAAGACATAGttatatatttgtaaatattaattatcTTCACTTTCCTATCCCCCATCCCTTAATTTCTTCAAATTTGATTCGTAGTTATAAATAAGTTTATCGTTGATTTAATAAAGTATACGTAAGTTTGtacttttatttcataaaGAAGCTACATATATATTAGTATCAAAGCTGCAAAATAATTTCACTTGAAGTACCAAAAACCAAGGGATTATCTGAGAAATCTTTGTCGATCTCAAAACTTCAGaactttaaataaaacatttcaaCCTTTAGAGATTTTGTAACGACAACAGTTATTTTGAAGCCAAATCTCTGGAGATTTCATAAGCACCACACATATATAAGTGGGAAAGATATTTCTGCTATTTTGGGAGCTAAGATACAggaatatctttaaaaaagaGCTTCATAATTCTAAAGATATCTTTTATGTTTTTGATCTTTcg
Encoded here:
- the LOC119553290 gene encoding CTP synthase isoform X3; the protein is MAPKKSTIVLNVEQFIHDIEERPAIWNRNFHCNKAFLEQMWDELSGAHKLPSEVYVLDDGAEVDLDLGNYERFLDVTLHRDNNITTGKIYKLVIEKERTGEYLGKTVQVVPHITDAIQEWVERVAQTPVQGSSKPQVCIVELGGTIGDIEGMPFVEAFRQFQFRVKRENFCLAHVSLVPLPKATGEPKTKPTQSSVRELRGCGLSPDLIVCRSEKPIGLEVKEKISNFCHVGPDQVICIHDLNSIYHVPLLMEQNGVIEYLNERLQLNIDMSKRTKCLQQWRDLARRTETVRREVTIAVVGKYTKFADSYASVVKALQHAALAANRKLEIVFIESCQLEEETLQSEPSKYHKEWQKLCESDGILVPGGFGSRGMEGKIRACQWARENRKPLLGICLGLQAAVIEFARTKLGLKDANTTEIDPNTANALVIDMPEHHTGQLGGTMRLGKRTTVFAEGPSVIRQLYGNPKTVEERHRHRYEVNPKYVPRLEEQGMRFVGTDEDKTRMEIIELSGHPYFVATQYHPEYLSRPLKPSPPFLGLILASVDRLSQYIQRGCRLSPRQLSDASSDEEDSVVGLAGATKSLRSLKLPGTPKNGISNGCNGSSSTSDGEGACGGVDLTNGH
- the LOC119553290 gene encoding CTP synthase isoform X1, whose product is MKYILVTGGVISGVGKGVIASSFGTLLKSCGLDVTSIKIDPYINIDAGTFSPYEHGEVYVLDDGAEVDLDLGNYERFLDVTLHRDNNITTGKIYKLVIEKERTGEYLGKTVQVVPHITDAIQEWVERVAQTPVQGSSKPQVCIVELGGTIGDIEGMPFVEAFRQFQFRVKRENFCLAHVSLVPLPKATGEPKTKPTQSSVRELRGCGLSPDLIVCRSEKPIGLEVKEKISNFCHVGPDQVICIHDLNSIYHVPLLMEQNGVIEYLNERLQLNIDMSKRTKCLQQWRDLARRTETVRREVTIAVVGKYTKFADSYASVVKALQHAALAANRKLEIVFIESCQLEEETLQSEPSKYHKEWQKLCESDGILVPGGFGSRGMEGKIRACQWARENRKPLLGICLGLQAAVIEFARTKLGLKDANTTEIDPNTANALVIDMPEHHTGQLGGTMRLGKRTTVFAEGPSVIRQLYGNPKTVEERHRHRYEVNPKYVPRLEEQGMRFVGTDEDKTRMEIIELSGHPYFVATQYHPEYLSRPLKPSPPFLGLILASVDRLSQYIQRGCRLSPRQLSDASSDEEDSVVGLAGATKSLRSLKLPGTPKNGISNGCNGSSSTSDGEGACGGVDLTNGH
- the LOC119553290 gene encoding uncharacterized protein LOC119553290 isoform X2; amino-acid sequence: MAPKKSTIVLNVEQFIHDIEERPAIWNRNFHCNKAFLEQMWDELSGAHKLPKIVLKAKWKGLRDNFRVEYKRIPRADNGDFMVDPATFESKWLHYYALLFLTDHMRHRLPKNEQDQSFYFNQQSEDCEKTVVEPDLTNGLIRRLQDSDEDYDEEDMEAEADGEASEATMEETMPTPPAAHQMNQVSTTPLATGALRAQEEAHQHALIKAGLLRAQLMELEKEAEDLSKKPPPAQAQRQPSPVAPLLQMLVEPPAAHCSPPPVVTTTSAQVQQPGSAAVLAPATTTSASSVSSNGAPMGGKRSVSPPPLYNKAHHPLATLAAAHHASKDRNEDFGASSAVGGTGDHLSFTQHSYANGLIPALKLKRPRLSEDSNFNGSSTMDAPLVPEDDDYHYLLSLHPYMKQLTAAQKLRIRTKIQKLIFKELYKEDLEESK